The DNA region acactgtttgatgaagcgtcgagaccaaaccggctaaCACTCCCTCAATATTTTaatcatggttgtacccacaggTTTACTATTAtgtatagtttattcttatcatTCACACTATAACAAGCTTCAGCATTACTTAGTTCATTCATGGTTCATTTGTCTATGATATTGCAGGGGCGTAGTTCTTCAGGACCGACATACATTCGGTGGGGAAGAACCACTGGCCCAAACCAGGCAGGCACAGAGCTCGTGTATCAAGGTAGGTTTTTCTGTCATTACCAATACAGCCCCACTCGTACAGCCCACACTTAAGGAGCCCTGCACTACGGCAACTTTGCTAATATcaagaggtacatgtatattttctCGACAGGTTACGGTGCTGGATCACATTTTAGCCATAGGGGAGGAACTTCGGATCTCTCCTGTTTCCCAAATGATCCCGATGTACCTGCTTCATACAGAGATGGAATCCAAAGTCACTCACGCATTTATGGAATGGAATATAAAATCGAGACAGTTGACCCCTTTTCTCACGAGAATTCTGCAGTTCTTCAAAATCATGACGTGCCGTGTGCAGTGTGTCGTCTCACCAGTCGAGGCACTCAGGTGTTATTCCCAGCCAAGAATGAATGTCCTGACAACTGGACAAAAGAGTACACGGGTTACCTCATGTCAGACCACCATGTTTATTCGAGAAAGCAAGCTGTATGTGTGGATGAGGCACCAGAAGTCATCCCTGGCAGTTGGTCGAGTAGTAATGGAGCACTCCTTTACTTGATGGAAGCTGGATGCGGGTCTCTCCAGTGCCCTCCTTATGTTGAAGGTCGTGAAATACAGTGCACGATCTGTAGCATTTAAATTACGATTCAGTGAAGGTTAAGCATCAATTGCACAATATTATAAAATATCGCGATTTATGCACTCTCAGCCGGTCGCAATAAAAGCCGACAACTAATAACCcataatgacaacaattttaaataaaggaattaaagggtagcgacgccttctttaacggccgtttaaaaccggcagggtcgttgccgtgtgataaaggcccaggCCGAAGGCCTTTATTGCACGGCAAtgatcctgcaaggttttaaacggtcgTTTAAGCACGAGtcgctactcttttattcccattcataaataagaGAACTAATGTGTTgggaagaggttttcaactgaTGGTTTAatcccgccgaggcctggttcttgataattttaccgagactaagtcgaggtaaattatcaagaaccaggcctcggcgggtttaaaccactagttgagaAAAGTCGAGAATCAACATGTCGATTTGGTGATGGTTGTCCAAGGCCCTCGATACTTCTTCCAATGTGACAATTAACTGCGACTCGGTAGAATGTTGTTTCCTGAACCCATGTTGGTAATGTTGAAGCAGTTTGTGAGAATCAAAATGAGCCATGATGGAGTGAAAGATGATATACTCCATCAACTTGGTTATCACACACGTCAAGGACACTGGGCGATAATTAGCTGGTAGACTTCTGTTGCCCTTCCATGGTGTTTGCGGAGAGCCAATCCTGAGGTAGGGTCCCAGTTTCATTTGATTGAGTGAAGATGTCCTTTAGAATAGGAGCGATCTGATGTGCAGCCTCTCTCAATATGCGGATCGGTATATCATCGGGTCCAAATGCTTTGCCTGGATTCAAGCCTAACAACAGCTTCTTAATGCCTTCATGGAGGGTAGCACACCATAGATGGCTGCCATCTTCAAATATGGCAAGATACTACTTCACAATGCCCAATATGCatgacaaaattacaaactgAAAATTCAAGTCAATCAATTTAATCTGCCAGTTTGAGACAGGGCCAATatcaatgatttgtacacataACACACCAAACACATTCATTACATAATCCTAATCATAGTTCAAAATTCAAAGTTGATTCACTCAGCCCTGATGATGTTTCTGCCTGTGCAACCAGTGAGGTATAACCATCttttcaaattaattaattgcCGGAAGTTCGACAACGTTTTCGGGCAATCGCCAGTGATTTACCAGTCGCAAACTTGAACGAAACAGTTATTACGACTGCCAAAACGGTCCCTGTATTGCATTATTACATTGCATACATTACTACAAAAAAAACCTAGTTACAACCATTGAAAAATGCTGTCTTActtaactctttcagtgtccACTCGTTTTGAACCTACAAATACTGCCAAgctattttatgttttcaaaattctgtataacaaataaacaaaaatctttctaaaccaaacaaaagtatatcttgctgatttgtgttgccatGTTACATCCCAAAGTCGATTGTATTTATGCCCTTAGTGATAATAGTGATAATATGTATACGACCTTTAGGACTGAACGAGTTAATCAAATAGAAATGTACAAAACTGTCTGAACGAATACCACGTAATTACACACAAATATATAATTTACAAATTCTTTTACCTCTTAAACACAGGATTTCCCTTTACAAAACGGGGAATTCAATTACTGCGGTCGaacctaatttaggactagtcctataggagatattaaaaacctaAGGCTAGTCACTCATGgttagactagtcttaactctttgtgaaatcctccACTGTACACCCAACAAAATTCCTTATCCAAAGCTTAGTGCATTGATACAGCAGGTATTTTATGATTGAAGTTACATTCAGAGCCCGCCTAGGTACCTAAAGCAAACTAAATAAAGTAAAGGCACAATATTATACTCgagcaaaatatacaaattaaacTAAATATCCACACAAAGTCTACACccgaaagaaagaaaaaaatatacagcaaaataattacaaagcaCACTTTGAgtatttgttttctaaaaaagtttCCTGTTAAAGTCTTTAAGATCTGCagttgaagtgccctttgcaaaatgcaaacagccttgccctctcaaggaAGAAAAATTCCCTGCCTCCAACAGCAATTTTATTACAAATGAGTGCTTCTGTTTAAAGAAGACCAATCAAAAGTAATGTGTGCTGTGGTGTCCGGTAACCTCCTTGAAAGAGACCCTTTTTAGAAATTCATGATACCTTTGCTTCTTGTttagtgtttgtttatttgtttgtttgtttgcttggaTACAAATATGGTTGTGGTTTTAAATGGTAAACGCTCAATCCTTCTTCTTGGTCTGTCGCAGAGTGTTGACCAGGGTTAAGAGCGTTGTAGCGTACACTTGGGTAATGAGGCCTCGATGCTCTAAACCAGGAAGAAGAACTAGAAAAACAGCTAGAAtttaaaagaaaaggaaaaaactgTGTCAATTCAAGTTTCTCGATTTGCAAGTTCTTTATAAAACCAAAcatgggatgagagaaaaaaattaacttttataAAGCTGGTGATTGTAGCTTCATACCAAATCAAATATTGTGTTTGTTACTTTGCCCAGTTGCGCATCAATGCAACACCAAGAGGAAAAAGTGGTTCTATAGGGAAAACCTGAAGGAGTTTGTGcctcatagctcagttggtgaaGCATCTGCCTGGAGTgtcaggggtcttgggttcaaatcccaaatGGGGGCGGTACAGAAGCGGTACAAACTGCCGTACAGCCAGGGATCAAACCTAAGTTTAggataacaataataagaataattgtggcttcttatatagcgcacatgtccgtcactcagtgacactcctggcgctgtaacacaCAGTaattcctgcaagatgtgggactatgttgaattttgagacctaatCCTTGGACAGCACCATGTATTgttcacaaggtgctgtggcgcaatttgctgccccttctcttttcgataagtgcaccggGTTCTTTTTCATGCGTTACACAACCCATGGAATACAACCTGGAAAGCGGCACCACGGGGATATGATCACCATAAGGAAAtgtgacattttgtttcaagtaacaagtaataaaacacaagggaaactgaccaaacatataatttttatttaaaataatgtaaGATTTATCTCTGTTTTGGGGATGAAAACTTACACAAAAATAGCATCAGCGAGCATTCAACGTGAAATATGTCAGTTGAAAACAgcgtttaaaggaacgttacagaacaATCTAATCATGAAGCTAATCATGATCATCCCTtggaatatttctttttgaaatgtcatatttgatgagaaataaataatctaattttgcgtgaacgttttattcattttctttGCTGCAtagatgtcatgcaaaatgtgttattggtttttcactattttctcatgacccagatgatTGATCGATCTCATAtatctacaggtttgtcagtttatgtacatcgtggattacataaagtgcttacactgccagcaactgttttgtcagcaattaaccagttctgtaatgttcctttaagatgatTTTACTGTCACCAGTAAGATATTCAGTACCTTTTGGTTTACcttggatgaaaaaaaaatggtaatAACACTTACCTAGAAAGTAGGTGATTAAGAGATTGGGGATGAGGTTCCCAATGAAAGCGATGACTGCAAGAATCACAACCACCAAGATGAAATACTACAAGGAAACAACCCAAATGGAGATTCAAAAAAGAATAATAGGCCtaatagtaataaataataataataagaggtATTTGTAATGAGCAAAATCAATCTTAACAGATGTTCAATGCAGCAGAGacagtgtaaacaaaacaaaacaatatatgTACATATCCAGTGAATTATaataacaggcctgatacttcacggaggcaacgaaggcgattgcctttgtgccccctcgtcattgccttggtgcccttgaaatgctccagtagaattttacaatttcttcatagggtgccttttaccaaggagaaagtgccttggtgcccttgccctttcaaaaacaaagcatacaggcctgttataataataatgatagtataCTAATAACataaaccatttaaaaacaacaatgggGAAAGAAATCAGAAACTAAGAGGCCTGCAGCACTGAGGCAAAGAAAGTCCAGCAAAAGCTGGTCTCTCTATGACGAGATTGTGCAGGCCAAGCCGAGCGAGAACTACTGATATTACCGGACACGCACTCAAACATATATATGCATTGCAAGACCAAGAATAAGCAAATtagccccttcaaaagtttcttaaattttccaattgaagtgccctttacaaaatgaaaatggccctggccttttaaagcaaaaattcaAGGACTATCAGGGGCATCATGGCTTGGGTTCAGAACTCCAAACACAAGGATACAAGTTCAAAGCTGCTGTGTGCCGGTtcttttatggggggggggggggttgaggagGGTTTCATGAGTCCGAAAATCTAACATTGGAGAATTTGACAATAACACAAACCTGTTTGGGTTTGACTTCTTTCATATTTTTCAGCCACTGGCACCCACGCATTACAGTGTCCTTCCCTCTTATCAATCTGATGCACACTTGTTGATACTGACGCTGGTGTTCTGCTGTCCTGCAAGGAAAACAGAGTGAAATGCTACAATAGTCAGTTgctccataataataataataataataaattctaatatagcacatttcacaataaccgtctcaatgctctttacatttcACAGCGCCCTGGGGATCATACAGCCCGAGCTGCCATggcactccaaaggctttttcataaacaatatcaacttctaccctcgcaggtacccacttatacccctggatgaagaaaagcaattatagttaagtatcttgctcaagggacgcaagtgtcacgaccggcaTCCGAACCCACCCTCCGGTGATTtaaccaccagagcttgaatttgatactcttaaccactcggccatgacactctcaTCCGTATAATGAGCTGGTTAGCAGTGCCAGAcaaaccatggcccaatttcatagagctgcttaaacacaaaaagtagctaagcacaacaaaattatatgcttaccagaatgaggtttcAGCCAAACTATTGTGTAACATagtgcaatttgtgactggtattctgctcactGCGGCTTAGTAAAAAATTGTTAAGCGAACTATTCtgcatttaagcagctctatgaaactgggcaaTAGGTAACTTTCAGTCATTTGTagagttctgagcatgcacatACTTCCCCAAAACAATGTGTCACAATGCATCCccttgtttgcatttataaatGCTGTTACCCCTGGTTTTTCCAactctataaaattgagccctgtcTAAATTCTCCCAGGCCTATTTTCACAAAGCTgcttaaaacacaaaaagtaccaaagctaagcacaaaagaaTTTGGTTTCATACCAGAGTGAGGTAACAAGCCAAAATACCTTTCTGAacgtaccatctgtgactgggtGTCTGCTtaagtttgcttagcagaaaattgtctgcttaagcatctctcTCAAATAAAAGTCATATTGGGAGTTAGATTTGATCATGAGAGTTACTACATATTctttttcatgaaatatttggtaattgacaaagaccagtcttctcacttggtgtatctcaacatatgcacaaaataacaaacctgtgaaaatttgaactcaattggtcgtctaagttgcgagataataatgaaagaaaaaaacacccttgtcacacaaagctgtttgctttcagatgcttgatttcgagacctcaaattctaaatctgaggtcttaaaatcaaattcgtggaaaattacttctttctcgaaaactacattacttcagaaggagccttttctcacaatgttttatactatcaaccactccccattactcgataccaagaaaggttttatgctaataattattttgagtgattaccaatagtgtccactgcctttaacaagtaattttttatgctaacagtgattaccagtgtacagtgcctttaactcaggtccccccccccctccaaccaTCGTAGCTGTTTTTGTGAATCACCTTACCATTCATGAGTAGGGATGAGGTAGGAATGGAAGACTGTTGGTCCGAGGTAATCTGCAAGGCACACAAACATCCCAAGCAGAGAGATTGATGTCAATATCGATGGCTCCGTCCACCACATTATCCTAGACAGAAACAAAGAATGCAAAGACATCAAGTAATCAGCATTTATATactattataacacacctcttgcttgttctgtattctggttggctgaaacactgTCACTtaggatgaactaatatagacTAGTGATCGTGCGCGCATGTTTTGcaggaatagtaccagagcgggtagtctttgcaaatagtgcccgcggtaacagcgccctctcttgacttgaactgtgaacaaaatattataaaattcctttttctgttcttatttgacattttaagaccgaACTATgctataaaacacatattgactagCATAATTTGGTAagtagtatacgtctattcccctcgggactgtgagtgaccagaagaggggcctatttccctcggccttcggcctcaggaaataggtcgctcttctggtcactcaaagtccctcgtgggaatagacatATATTAGTTACCtggttgccagtcaatatgtgtataatgtTACAGGTTGGGTTGAATTGGGGCAATGATCACAGAAAAAGTCCCAACCTAAAGTACATTCATGGTACGACCTTGTAGACAAAGTACTACCAATGCAAAAGTACATTCTTGGAAGACCTTCTatctgcaatggacaatggtaaccttacagcactggtcctgctagacttgagtgctgcttttgacactgtttaGCACAACGTCTCTCTTTCTcagctccagaatcaccttggcatagaggataCAACCCTAGcttggtgcaaatcgtatctcttcaatagaactcagcatgtatgtattggcaccgcgatatcagaccctgttgttttgaactgctctgtgccacaggggtcgatactgggcccgcagtggtttacactgtacactttaccgattcgtgacatcctgaaatttaatctgaattaccatgtgtacgcagacgacactcagctatacatcacgtttaaatcttctcaagaaaacacCAATGCATCTATTAcgagacttgagaaatgcatccaagagattcgacctTGGACACAACagaacttcctgaagttaaatgatgataagacaggtTCCTTCTATTTGTGTCAAGTCAACAGTTTTcaaaggtttcagtgccatacatttcCATCgttgatgctcggatagctccctcgctgcaagctcggaacttaggggttatttttgattcatcgatgacacttcaaccacacaacaacaacatcgtCCATATGTCATCATACCACATCAGGAATACTGGTAAGATttgcaagtacttggacaaaagtgccactgaaaaggtcattcatgcatttgttttgTCTCGCCTTGACAACgacaatgctcttctctacagtcttctgagcaaccagatttcccgtctTCAACGCCTCCAAAACACCGCTGCCcacattgtgacactgtctagaaaatcctgttctatcacccccattctgaaacaactacactggctccctatctctcaacgaatcatcttcaagctgatgctcattgtccacaaagcacttaatggcaaggctccccactatatttctgaacttcttcaagtttacactccatcaagaaatctttgatcaagttccatgcttctcttcattgaacccaagtctcgacactcatagGGTggcaggtctttttcttcagctgcgcaacacatctggaactctctaccacttaatcttagatcttgtctttgtaccacacaattcaagtctcttctaaAAACTGATTTTATGTCACAAGTTTTGAAGGactagttttgtttgtttcgttAGTTTTTGGTTTTCACTGCGCCTTGatcacccagcagggtggatacgtgcgcattacaagtcttgaTATTAAAGTACTACCAATGCTAAATTCCTGGTAAGACCCTGCAGATAAAGTACTACTAATAATCATTAGACATTTATATTGCACGACTTCCACAAAAATTATCAATCGCGTATGCAGAAAAAGTACTAACCCAAAGGTACATACCTGGTATGACCCTGTAGAAGACAAAGTACTCTGTTTTCAGGTGTCAGACACACTGGGTCTTTTGGCACCAAATTCATGGTTTTGAAGACATTAATACTGCCCTTATAATGTTTCCAAGGTTAAACATTTTTAGGAAAATCATGACAACCTACATAAAAAGCACTGTGACGATGGCAACCATTATCATAGGTTGAACCTGATCCTCCCATCTCAACCAGCGATCAAAATGAAGCAAGATGTAGCGCCATTCATGTAAAGACTGCTCCAGTGCTGCTATCTCttcatcctggaaaaaaaaacattttggtgTGTCAATGAAAAGTTCCTGTATCtccaaaagtgttttttttttaactacacaGATTACCCAAAATGCTTAGTATGTATGTCCTCTGTTGCCCATCATGCCTATAGTCATGCCTAGGCAGATGTTACAACGGACAAATACACGCATCAGGCAAATCAATCGACGACATCCAAAGATCGTAtggaaaaacacaaagaaactaaTTTCCCAAATATGTGATGAGCAGAAACAGATTTACCaaaacaagccaaaattcccaaaaaataaaactttgcatgataTAGTTGTGATTGGTGCCCCacgtattttgttttctttggcaCGAAATAGCCTTTAAGTTTTAAGCCATTCCATAaatgagcagtattttctgctttctCTACACAGCTTTAATTAATTGGGCCTCGACCGGAAAATTCCGTCCCATGTCCATGTCAtaataaaaccttatttggtagtTAGGCTTCGCGTAACCCGCCTGGCCGGGCTGATTttctaaaataaattgttgttgaaaaaaaatatgcaaataaaGGCATTGCAATTGTCACTAAAGTATAATATTGTGCTGTTGGGAGGAAAAGGGGGGGCcgggcatacatgtacaaagtccCTTGTTATCAcaatgccctttttttttttttacaatagaGAAAataccagaaaaaaaatcaaccaggAGGGATTTGTGATAAGGTCTTTATACTCATTATTAATAATCGAAGGGGGGCActaaagtttatttattttattcattttgatttgacAACTAAATACTGTGGTGAATGATTTCGaatacaacccccccccccccccccccaagaaagcAAAAAAAGGCCAATCATTTGGACCTTCCTTTGTCAAATCATACGggtacttctacttctacttcgatacttggcatagtccttcagtcaggatataaacgccaaggaTAGCTGCTTATTTTTATGTGCGGTGCCAAGTGTTGCACTGCAGGTGCATTACATACAAGGTGCGAGTAAAAAGTTGGGAGGTAGCTAAATGTATTCTGATTTCAACTGCACTGAGCATGTACAATGTCTCCAAATTGTTAAGTATTTGTGTTCTAAACAGCCATAAGCAATTCTTATCTCTATTT from Asterias rubens chromosome 7, eAstRub1.3, whole genome shotgun sequence includes:
- the LOC117293044 gene encoding ADP-ribosylation factor-like protein 6-interacting protein 1, producing MAQQSEGMGVSNADTKDEEIAALEQSLHEWRYILLHFDRWLRWEDQVQPMIMVAIVTVLFMIMWWTEPSILTSISLLGMFVCLADYLGPTVFHSYLIPTHEWTAEHQRQYQQVCIRLIRGKDTVMRGCQWLKNMKEVKPKQYFILVVVILAVIAFIGNLIPNLLITYFLAVFLVLLPGLEHRGLITQVYATTLLTLVNTLRQTKKKD